The Thermus tengchongensis region GGCCAAGCGGGCCAAGGAGATCGCCGCACTCTTTCCCAATCGGGAGGCCCATGTGTTCCGGAGGCTGGCCATGCCCGGGGAAAGGCAACTTTCCCCAGAGGAGGTGGAGGGATGGGACTACTGGACCCTGCTCCTGGTGCGCTGAAGGTTTACGTGGTGGGAGGTGGTCCGGGGGATCCCGAGCTTCTCACCGTGCGGGGAGCAAGGCTTCTTGCCCAGGCCCGCTTCGTCCTCTACACGGGAAGCCTGTTCCCAGAGGAGACCCTGCGGGGGCTGGCCCCCCAGGCGGAGCTCGTGGACTCCAAGGGGATGGTCCTCGAGAGCATCGTGGAGCGCCTTCACTACGAGGCGGAAAGGGGAGGGGTGGTGGTGCGCCTCCACTCGGGGGATCCCAGCCTCTACGGCACCCTCCTAGAGGAACGGGAGGCCCTTGAGGCCCTAGGGGTAAGGGTGGAGGTGGTCCCAGGGGTGACGGCGGCTTTTGCCCTGGCTGCCCGGGCAGGAGTAGCTCTCACCGCCCCCGGGGTGGCCCAAGCGGTGGCCTTTGCCCGGCTTGGGGTGCGCACCCCGGTACCCGAAGGGCAGTCTCCAGGGGCCCTGGCACGGCGGGGCCTGACCTTGGCTCTCTACCTCTCGGGGATGCATCCCAAGACCCTGGCCCGGGAGCTCTTGGAGGCAGGTCTACCCGAGGACACCCCGGTCCTCTTCGGCCACAGGGTGGGGCAAGCGGGTGAAGAGGTGGGCTGGAGCGATCTCTCGGGCCTGGGAACCCTTCCTCCCCGGGACACCACCGTCTACCTGGTGGGGGAGGCCCTGAAGGCTCGAGGGGTGCGGAGCCGGCTTTACGCCCCTGGCTTCCGGCACCGATTCCGCAGGAGGTGAGGCATGGGCGAGCTTTACCTGGTGGGCATGGGGCCCGGGAACCTGGGAGGGCTCACCCTCCGGGGCCGGGAGGTCCTGGCTATGGCCGAGGTGGTCATCGGCTACAGCACGTACATTCGGCTCCTGGAGGGGATGGGGCTCCTGGCGGGCAAGGAGGTGGTGCGCAAGGGGATGACGGAGGAACTGGACCGGGCAGAGGAGGCCTTGGGAAGGGCCTTGGGGCACAGCCGGGTGGCCTTGGTCTCAGGGGGGGACCCTGGGGTGTACGGCATGGCCGCTCCGGTACTGGAACTTCTAGAGGAACGGGGCTTCCGCCGGGCAGACGAGGGGGTGGGCCTTCCTGGGCGGTTCCTCCTGGGGGAGAAGGAGGTGCGCCTGGAGGTGGTTCCCGGGGTCACCGCGGCCAATGCGGTAGCCAGCCTTTTGGGGAGCCCCTTAGCCCACGACACCTGTCTCTTGAGCCTATCGGACCTCCTTACCCCCTGGCCCCTCATCGAGCGCCGCCTACACGCGGCGGGAATGGGGGACTTCGTGGTGGTCCTCTACAACCCCCAGTCCAAGCGCCGGACCTGGCAACTCAGGCGCAGCGCAGAGATCCTCCTGGGCTACCGGCCCCCCAACACCCCCGCCGCCCTGGTGAAAAGCGCCTACCGGGAACGGCAGGAGGTGCACCTCACCACCTTGGAGGGCCTCCTGGAAGCGGAGGTGGGGATGCTGACCACGGTGGTGGTAGGCAATGCCCAAAGCCGCCTCTACGAGGGCCTCTTCATCACCCCGCGGGGCTATGCCCTCAAGTACGACCTGGAAACGGGGGAGGCCCTGCCGGGAGAGGTTCCCGGCATGGCCTTGCGGAGGGGAAATGGCTGAGCAGGGTCCCTTGCGCCCCGAACGGGTAGCGGTTTACACCTTGACCCTACCCGGCCTGAAAGTGGCCCAGCGGGTGGCGGAAGCCTTGCCGGGAAGCACCCTTTACCTGGCCGCCAAGTACAGGCACCTGGCCCCCAGCGCCGTGCCCGTGGAAGAGCCCCTTAGGGACCTTTTGGGCCGCACATGGAGCCTCCACGACGGGCACATCTTCGTCATGGCCGCAGGGATCGTCCTCCGGGCCATCGCCCCCCTGGTCCTGGACAAACGGGTGGACCCTGCGGTGTTGGTGGTGGACCTCAAGGGCCGCTACTTCGTTCCCCTCTTGGCAGGGCATCTAGGAGGGGCGAACCCCCTAGCCCGCTACCTGGCGGCGGCCTTAGGGGGAGAAGCGGTCCTCACCACGGGAACCGACAGCGTGGGCGCGCCAGCCCCGGATCTCCTAGCCAAAGCCTTGGGGGCCTGGGTGCCTGACTGGAAGCCCCTGAAGGAGGTCTCTGCTCTCCTGGTGGACGGGAGGCCCGTGGGCTTCTACTCCGACTGTGCCCACCTGGGCCCCCTTGCCCGCTACCCCATGGTCCGTCTCCTGGAGGCGCCGCCCTGGGAGGAAAGCCCTTTGGGGGTAGAGGGGCTCGTCCTCTTCACCGTCCGTCGGCCCCCGCCCTTACCCTTCCCCACCTTCCTGGCCCATCCTCGGTGCCTGGTCCTGGGAATCGGATGCAACCGGAACACCCCCACGGAGGAGATCCGGCGGGAGGTCTGGGGCTTCCTGGAGGAGGAGGGCTTCGCCCGGGAAAGCCTCCTCAAGCTGGCCACCGCCGAGCTCAAGCGGGACGAGGTGGGGCTTTTGGCCTTCGCGGAGGAGGCTGGGCTTCCCCTGGCCTTCCACTCCCGGGAAACGCTGAACGCTCAGCCCATCCCCAACCCTTCAGAGGCCGTTTTCCGGCACACGGGGCTTTGGGGGGTAGCGGAAGCTGCCGTTTTGGCGGAAGGGGCCAGGCTTTTGGTGGAAAAGCGGAAGCGGGGCAACCTCACCCTGGCCTTGGGGGTGCTCCCCCTGGCCCTTCCCGAGGAGGCCCTGCCGTGAAGGCCCTCCTGGTAGCCCACGGCTCCCCGGACCCCCGGGCCAAAGCCCTGGCCCGGGTCCTGCAAAAGGGGCTTGCACGGCGGCTGGGGACAGAGGTCCACCTGGGGTTCATCGAACACGACCGGCCCACCCTTCTCGAGGCCGCCAGGAACCTTGGAGCCGAGGGAGGCGGGGTGGTCCTCCCCCTCCTTCTCCTAGGGGGCGGGCACCTGAAAGCCGACCTTCCCCTGGCCCTGGAGGTAGCACGAAGGGAACACCCCGGGGCCCGCTTCCTCCTGGCCCGGGCCCTGGGGCTCCACCCCGCCCTGGTGGCCCTCTGGGCGGAGAGGCTGAGGCGGCGGGGTGCCACCGGGGAAGACGGGGCGGTACTGGTCCTCCGAGGGGGTACGGACCCAGGGGCCAACGCGGAAGGAGCAGCCCTGGCCCGGCTCATCGAGGAAAAGGCCGGCCTCCCCGTACTCCCCGCCTACGCCAGCCGGGCCCGGCCCACCCCCGCCGAGGCCTTGGCCCGCCTGGCCGCCTACCGACCCCGGAGGGCCTTCCTCCTCCCCCACCTCTTCTTCCGGGGGGTGGTGGAGGGGCGAGTGGCGGCGCGGGCCCACCGCTTTCCTGTGGAACTCCTGCCTCCCCTTATGGGCCACCCGGGGGTTGTGGAGGCCCTTTCGGACCGGTACCGGGAGGCCCTGGAGGGAGGGTACGCCCCCTGCGACACCTGCCGCTACCGCTTCCCCATAGGCCGCTTCGCCCCCCGGCGGGAAGCCCAGATCGCGGGGCTCCGGGCCCTGCGCCACGCCCTCTTCGCCCCAGGCCGCCACCCCCACGGCCCCTTCACCCACCTCCTCCTCTGCACAGGGGAGAGTTGCCGGGAAGGAGGCGCTCTAGATCTCCTGCGGGAGTTGGAAAGCATTACCATGGATCTACGTCAAAGAGGCTACCTACAGCTCACCCCCACTCCCTGCTTGGGCCGTTGCGGCCGGGGACCCGTCCTCATCGCCTACCCCGAAGGGGTGGTCTACGGGGGGCTAGCCCCCCCTGACCTCCTCCCTCTCCGGCGGGCGCATCTGGAGGGAGGCGAGATCTATGCGCCAAAGCTCTTGGAGGTGATCTAAATGGCATGCCACGAGCTCTCGGCCCTGAAGGTTGCCCTGGGGGAGATACTGGAGAAGGAACCCCACGATTTGGAGCACGAGCGCCAGGAGCTGGCCCCTATCCTGGCGGGGCGCCCGGAACTCCGGGTCCTTCTGGAGGCGAAAACCCTGCCCGGGATGCGCCGGGGTCTAGAAGCGGCCTTGGCACATTTGGAGGCCAACGATCCCGGGGACGACCCCTACCACCGAGGCCTCCTTCTGGCCACCGAAGGCGCCCTCCTCCGGCTTCGAAGCCTGGAAGCAGAGCTGGAGCGGTTCTTCCAGGACCTGGACCTCCTCCACGAGAGGCTCCACCGGCTCTTCCCCAGGAGGCGAGGATGAAGCCTTTCCGCCGGCACATCTTCGTCTGCACCGGGCCCCGGTGCACCCCCGAGGGGAAGGCGGCGGAGGCCCTTTTCCGAAGGCTCGGGGAGCTGTTGCAAGCGGAAGGGCTCCTGGAGGGGGAGGAGAGGGTGAAGCGCACCCGGGCCCACTGCTTCGCCTACTGCCGGGAGGGCCCCCTCCTGGTGGTCTATCCCGACGGGATTTGGTACAAGGAGGTTTCCGAGGAAAGGCTGCAGAGGATTGTGCGGGAGCACCTCAAGGAGGGGAGGTCCGTAGAGCCATGGGTGTTCCATCGGGTCTGAGTCGGGGCCCCAAGGCTAAGCATCCGCACGCAAAGGTTGCCCCACCGGTCAAAGCCAAAGCGGCGTGCTCATGGCCTCTTTGGGGCCCCCGTCGTGGCGCAAGCCACGACGGGGTACTTAGCCCCCTAAAGGCCGAGGGCAGGCCCCTTACCCCTAGGGGGTGAGCAACCGCCGTGGACCGCCCCTTGGGCAAGGTCTACTTGGTGGGAGCGGGGTTCGGGGGCCCAAAGCACCTGACCCTGAGGGCCCTCGAGGTTCTCCAGGAGGCGGAGGTGGTTCTCCACGACCACCTGGTCCACCCCGAGGTCCTGGCCCTGGCTCGAGGAAAACTGGTGTCCGTGGGCAAGAAGGGGTACGGCCAGCAAACGGAGCAGGCGACCATCCTGGACTTGCTCCATCGCTTGGCCCGAGAGGGGCGCACGGTGGCCCGGCTCAAGGGAGGAGATCCCATGGTCTTCGGCCGGGGCGGGGAGGAGGTGCTCTTTCTGCGGCGAGCAGGCATCCCCTACGAGGTTGTACCGGGGGTGACTAGCGCAGTAGGGGCCCTTTCCGCCCTAGGCCTTCCCCTCACCTATAGGGGCCTGGCCCGCAGCTTTGCCGTGGCCACCGGACACGACCCCACCCTGCCCCTGCCCCAGGCGGACACCCTGGTCCTCCTCATGCCCCTCCACACCCTGGCAGACCTCAAGAAAAGGCTCCTGGAACGCTTTCCTCCAGAGACCCCCTTGGCCCTCCTAGCCCGGGTGGGCTGGCCTGGGGAGGAGGTGCGCCTAGGCCGG contains the following coding sequences:
- a CDS encoding cobalt-precorrin-4/precorrin-4 C(11)-methyltransferase yields the protein MGLLDPAPGALKVYVVGGGPGDPELLTVRGARLLAQARFVLYTGSLFPEETLRGLAPQAELVDSKGMVLESIVERLHYEAERGGVVVRLHSGDPSLYGTLLEEREALEALGVRVEVVPGVTAAFALAARAGVALTAPGVAQAVAFARLGVRTPVPEGQSPGALARRGLTLALYLSGMHPKTLARELLEAGLPEDTPVLFGHRVGQAGEEVGWSDLSGLGTLPPRDTTVYLVGEALKARGVRSRLYAPGFRHRFRRR
- the cobJ gene encoding precorrin-3B C(17)-methyltransferase yields the protein MGELYLVGMGPGNLGGLTLRGREVLAMAEVVIGYSTYIRLLEGMGLLAGKEVVRKGMTEELDRAEEALGRALGHSRVALVSGGDPGVYGMAAPVLELLEERGFRRADEGVGLPGRFLLGEKEVRLEVVPGVTAANAVASLLGSPLAHDTCLLSLSDLLTPWPLIERRLHAAGMGDFVVVLYNPQSKRRTWQLRRSAEILLGYRPPNTPAALVKSAYRERQEVHLTTLEGLLEAEVGMLTTVVVGNAQSRLYEGLFITPRGYALKYDLETGEALPGEVPGMALRRGNG
- a CDS encoding cobalt-precorrin 5A hydrolase; this encodes MAEQGPLRPERVAVYTLTLPGLKVAQRVAEALPGSTLYLAAKYRHLAPSAVPVEEPLRDLLGRTWSLHDGHIFVMAAGIVLRAIAPLVLDKRVDPAVLVVDLKGRYFVPLLAGHLGGANPLARYLAAALGGEAVLTTGTDSVGAPAPDLLAKALGAWVPDWKPLKEVSALLVDGRPVGFYSDCAHLGPLARYPMVRLLEAPPWEESPLGVEGLVLFTVRRPPPLPFPTFLAHPRCLVLGIGCNRNTPTEEIRREVWGFLEEEGFARESLLKLATAELKRDEVGLLAFAEEAGLPLAFHSRETLNAQPIPNPSEAVFRHTGLWGVAEAAVLAEGARLLVEKRKRGNLTLALGVLPLALPEEALP
- a CDS encoding CbiX/SirB N-terminal domain-containing protein, which gives rise to MKALLVAHGSPDPRAKALARVLQKGLARRLGTEVHLGFIEHDRPTLLEAARNLGAEGGGVVLPLLLLGGGHLKADLPLALEVARREHPGARFLLARALGLHPALVALWAERLRRRGATGEDGAVLVLRGGTDPGANAEGAALARLIEEKAGLPVLPAYASRARPTPAEALARLAAYRPRRAFLLPHLFFRGVVEGRVAARAHRFPVELLPPLMGHPGVVEALSDRYREALEGGYAPCDTCRYRFPIGRFAPRREAQIAGLRALRHALFAPGRHPHGPFTHLLLCTGESCREGGALDLLRELESITMDLRQRGYLQLTPTPCLGRCGRGPVLIAYPEGVVYGGLAPPDLLPLRRAHLEGGEIYAPKLLEVI
- a CDS encoding DUF3209 family protein — translated: MACHELSALKVALGEILEKEPHDLEHERQELAPILAGRPELRVLLEAKTLPGMRRGLEAALAHLEANDPGDDPYHRGLLLATEGALLRLRSLEAELERFFQDLDLLHERLHRLFPRRRG
- a CDS encoding (2Fe-2S) ferredoxin domain-containing protein, which encodes MKPFRRHIFVCTGPRCTPEGKAAEALFRRLGELLQAEGLLEGEERVKRTRAHCFAYCREGPLLVVYPDGIWYKEVSEERLQRIVREHLKEGRSVEPWVFHRV
- the cobA gene encoding uroporphyrinogen-III C-methyltransferase, translating into MDRPLGKVYLVGAGFGGPKHLTLRALEVLQEAEVVLHDHLVHPEVLALARGKLVSVGKKGYGQQTEQATILDLLHRLAREGRTVARLKGGDPMVFGRGGEEVLFLRRAGIPYEVVPGVTSAVGALSALGLPLTYRGLARSFAVATGHDPTLPLPQADTLVLLMPLHTLADLKKRLLERFPPETPLALLARVGWPGEEVRLGRLVDLPDLAEGLPSPALLVVGEVVELYGELLGQGYPKGSDRTAGEAP